In Wenyingzhuangia fucanilytica, the following are encoded in one genomic region:
- the lptC gene encoding LPS export ABC transporter periplasmic protein LptC, whose product MRQKSNFIFFIKPISAIGLILVFLASCKNSSKEINDFLADKNLPVGVAENMNHVYKDSGKVTSRLIAPVFWDFKNRKLNPYSEFPKGVKIVNINRVSRDSVTILGDYAISYEKTRVSEIIGHVVVINHLNGVILNTDQMYWDQKEKYYFTKSPFTIYTETDTLTGVGFESESNLSNWILNNTQGDFIVNQKEK is encoded by the coding sequence ACCCATAAGCGCAATAGGCTTAATCTTAGTGTTTTTGGCAAGTTGTAAGAATTCATCAAAAGAGATTAATGACTTTTTAGCAGATAAAAATTTACCTGTAGGTGTTGCCGAAAATATGAATCATGTGTACAAAGATTCTGGTAAAGTAACCAGTAGGTTAATCGCTCCTGTATTTTGGGATTTTAAAAACAGAAAGTTAAATCCATACTCAGAATTTCCAAAAGGAGTAAAAATAGTAAACATCAATAGAGTTTCAAGAGATTCAGTAACTATACTTGGCGATTATGCAATTAGTTATGAAAAAACTAGGGTTTCAGAAATTATTGGTCATGTAGTAGTTATTAATCACCTAAATGGAGTGATTTTAAATACCGATCAAATGTATTGGGATCAAAAAGAAAAATATTACTTTACCAAGAGTCCTTTTACTATTTATACAGAAACGGATACTCTAACAGGAGTAGGATTTGAGTCTGAAAGTAACTTAAGTAATTGGATATTAAATAATACACAAGGCGATTTTATCGTAAATCAAAAAGAGAAATAA
- a CDS encoding hemolysin family protein → MDLEILIIVVSILLSAFFSGLEIAFVSSNKLQVALEKKKEGLTSKLLTKLTEKSSKFITTMLVGNNIALVVYSFYMGKKLVTLFPQDMNDFTLLLLQTIISTLVILITAEFLPKAIFRVYANETLIIFALPAYFFYLLFHLISGFIEQISNGLLKLFFGADADEKDTEFSKEELGHYIDKQLEIGKKDDEEIDSEIQIFQNALSFNSVKAREIMVPRTDIEAIEIHDRVSKLKQRFVDTGFSKILIYKTSFDDIIGYVHAYEMFKMPKTIKSILLPVEYIPESMMINEVLNVMMKKRKSIAVVIDEYGGTSGVITVEDIIEELFGEIEDEHDKIALTDKKLDENEFELSGRLEVDYLNETYGLNIPESESYETLGGYIIESIEDIPQLGEEFQIDGFFIKITQVSNARIEEVYLKSNYYTE, encoded by the coding sequence ATGGATTTAGAAATCCTTATAATTGTTGTTTCTATTCTTTTATCAGCTTTTTTTTCGGGCTTAGAAATTGCGTTTGTTTCTTCTAATAAACTGCAAGTTGCTTTAGAAAAGAAAAAAGAAGGATTAACATCAAAATTGTTGACCAAGTTAACAGAAAAATCATCAAAATTTATAACCACCATGTTGGTCGGTAATAATATTGCTTTGGTGGTGTATAGTTTTTATATGGGAAAAAAGTTGGTGACTTTGTTTCCGCAGGATATGAATGATTTTACATTACTATTACTACAAACTATTATTTCTACTTTGGTAATTTTAATTACTGCAGAGTTTTTGCCAAAAGCAATTTTTAGAGTTTATGCCAATGAAACATTAATCATATTTGCATTACCGGCATATTTTTTCTATTTGTTGTTTCACCTTATTTCTGGGTTTATAGAGCAAATATCTAATGGACTTTTAAAATTGTTTTTTGGAGCAGATGCAGATGAAAAAGATACTGAGTTTAGTAAAGAAGAATTAGGTCATTATATTGATAAACAATTAGAAATTGGTAAAAAAGATGACGAAGAAATTGATTCTGAAATTCAGATTTTTCAAAACGCATTAAGTTTTAATTCTGTAAAAGCACGTGAAATTATGGTGCCAAGAACAGATATTGAAGCTATTGAAATTCACGATAGAGTTAGTAAACTAAAACAACGTTTTGTAGATACAGGTTTTTCAAAAATTTTAATTTATAAAACCTCTTTTGATGATATTATAGGTTACGTTCATGCTTATGAAATGTTTAAAATGCCTAAAACCATTAAGTCCATTTTATTACCTGTTGAGTATATTCCAGAATCTATGATGATTAACGAGGTGCTAAACGTAATGATGAAAAAACGTAAAAGCATTGCTGTGGTGATTGATGAATATGGAGGAACCTCTGGAGTTATTACTGTAGAAGATATTATAGAGGAATTGTTTGGTGAAATAGAAGATGAACATGATAAAATAGCTTTAACTGATAAAAAGTTAGACGAAAATGAATTTGAATTATCAGGAAGGTTAGAGGTTGATTATTTAAATGAAACTTATGGATTAAATATTCCTGAGTCAGAATCCTACGAAACTTTAGGAGGATATATTATTGAAAGTATAGAAGATATTCCTCAATTGGGAGAAGAATTCCAAATTGATGGTTTTTTTATTAAAATAACACAAGTAAGTAACGCTAGAATAGAAGAAGTTTATCTAAAATCTAATTATTATACAGAGTAA